The following coding sequences are from one Achromobacter sp. B7 window:
- a CDS encoding FAD-binding oxidoreductase produces the protein MTASDFPQRLVQALGPDTVFTAEADIAPWLSDWRGLYNGHAQAVVRPRNTAEVAACLALCQQEGVPVVPRGGNTGLCGGATPDGSARNVVLSLERMNAVRSIDTVANTLVAEAGAILGNLRRAAQDAGRLLPLSLAAEDSSQIGGNVATNAGGVNVVRYGMARELVLGLEAVLPTGEIFNGLRTLRKDNTGYDLKQLLIGSEGTLGVITAVALRLFPRTDVRSVVLTAVESPAQALQLFEILFEQCGARLQAFEYFSGDCLDLVLTHAEGVQEPFDQRYPAYVLIELADTADEAGLTALLENVIGTALERGLCLDAAVSASMAQLQTLWKLREEISEAQRADGPHLKHDVSLPIERIPEFMVSAEARVRALFPDIRPFIFGHFGDGNLHYNLSRPAGAARDWVAVNGAAITDAVLDEVNRYGGSISAEHGIGQLKRDHFLHSKDPVELRLMREIKKVMDPAGIMNPGKLL, from the coding sequence TTCACTGCCGAAGCGGACATCGCGCCCTGGTTGTCCGATTGGCGCGGCCTGTACAACGGCCACGCCCAAGCCGTCGTGCGCCCGCGCAACACGGCCGAAGTGGCCGCCTGCCTGGCCCTGTGCCAGCAGGAAGGCGTGCCGGTTGTGCCGCGTGGCGGCAACACCGGCCTGTGCGGGGGCGCCACGCCTGACGGCAGCGCCAGGAACGTCGTGTTAAGCCTGGAGCGCATGAACGCCGTGCGTTCCATCGACACCGTCGCAAACACCCTCGTGGCCGAGGCGGGCGCCATCCTGGGCAACCTGCGCCGCGCCGCGCAAGACGCCGGCCGCCTGTTGCCGCTAAGCCTGGCGGCGGAAGATTCCAGCCAGATCGGCGGCAACGTCGCCACCAATGCCGGTGGCGTGAACGTGGTGCGCTACGGCATGGCGCGCGAGCTGGTGCTGGGCCTGGAAGCCGTGCTGCCCACCGGCGAAATCTTCAATGGCCTGCGCACACTGCGCAAGGACAACACGGGCTACGACCTGAAGCAGCTGCTGATCGGGTCCGAAGGCACGCTGGGCGTGATCACGGCGGTGGCGTTGCGGCTGTTCCCCCGTACCGACGTGCGTTCCGTGGTGCTGACGGCGGTCGAGTCGCCCGCGCAGGCGCTGCAACTGTTCGAGATTCTGTTCGAGCAGTGCGGCGCGCGCTTGCAGGCGTTCGAATATTTCTCTGGCGACTGCCTGGACCTGGTGCTGACGCATGCCGAAGGCGTGCAAGAACCGTTTGATCAGCGCTACCCGGCCTACGTGCTGATCGAGCTTGCCGACACCGCCGACGAAGCCGGGCTGACGGCCTTGCTGGAAAACGTGATCGGCACGGCGCTGGAACGCGGCTTGTGCCTGGATGCCGCCGTGTCGGCATCGATGGCGCAATTGCAGACCCTGTGGAAGCTGCGCGAAGAAATCTCCGAAGCGCAGCGTGCCGATGGCCCGCACTTGAAGCACGACGTGTCGCTGCCCATCGAACGCATTCCCGAATTCATGGTGTCCGCCGAGGCCCGCGTGCGTGCGCTGTTCCCGGATATTCGCCCGTTCATCTTCGGCCACTTCGGCGACGGCAACCTGCACTACAACCTGTCCCGCCCCGCCGGCGCGGCGCGTGACTGGGTGGCCGTGAATGGCGCCGCGATTACCGACGCGGTGCTGGACGAGGTCAACCGCTACGGCGGCAGCATCTCGGCCGAACACGGCATCGGCCAACTCAAGCGCGACCACTTCCTGCACAGCAAGGACCCGGTCGAGCTGCGCCTGATGCGCGAGATCAAAAAAGTCATGGACCCGGCCGGGATCATGAACCCGGGCAAATTGCTGTAA
- a CDS encoding transcriptional regulator: MHERGNVFVVQLDEMTSNHFVAALRDFQWQVSACASPDELFERLRTDDVDAMVLRGQGAEVPKLIAALRRAAPDAAVVWQSPVASARERVEALEAGVDFYSSARMEPEEWDALLRNVRRRLLPPSTDGPAWRLDQRVLSGPAGERLPLTLTERDFFVRLLRAPGQCLRRDRFFPCNPREGARSVDVLVSRLRTKARRFDIELPVLAVRGWGYILLQHSPPQEPQD; encoded by the coding sequence ATGCATGAACGGGGCAACGTGTTCGTCGTGCAACTTGATGAAATGACGAGCAATCATTTTGTCGCTGCTTTGCGTGATTTTCAATGGCAGGTCAGCGCGTGCGCGTCACCGGACGAGCTTTTCGAACGGCTGCGCACGGACGATGTCGACGCGATGGTGTTGCGTGGGCAGGGCGCCGAGGTCCCCAAGCTGATCGCGGCCTTGCGCCGCGCGGCGCCGGACGCGGCGGTGGTGTGGCAGTCGCCGGTGGCCTCGGCGCGCGAACGGGTCGAGGCGCTGGAGGCGGGTGTGGACTTTTATAGTTCGGCCCGTATGGAGCCCGAGGAATGGGACGCGTTGCTGCGCAATGTGCGGCGCCGGCTCTTGCCGCCTTCCACCGACGGCCCTGCATGGCGCTTGGACCAACGCGTGCTGTCAGGCCCAGCCGGCGAACGCTTGCCATTGACGCTGACCGAACGCGACTTTTTTGTCCGCTTGCTAAGGGCGCCCGGCCAGTGCCTGCGGCGCGATCGCTTCTTTCCGTGCAATCCTCGCGAGGGCGCACGCAGCGTTGACGTGCTGGTGTCGCGGCTGCGCACCAAGGCGCGCCGCTTCGATATTGAACTGCCGGTGTTGGCCGTGCGCGGTTGGGGCTATATCTTGCTTCAGCACAGCCCGCCGCAAGAACCGCAGGATTAG
- the proB gene encoding glutamate 5-kinase, translating to MSAETPAVSVVTHAQRLVAKVGSSLVTNEGRGLDRAAVAHWASQIAALHKQGKQIVLVSSGAIAEGMARLGWRKRPSVMHELQAAAAVGQMGLCQAYEAAFAEYGLRTAQILLTHEDLADRHRYLNARSTLFALLRLGVVPIVNENDTVVTDEIRLGDNDTLGALVTNLIEADTLIILTDQRGLYDSDPRKNPDATFMSHAQAGDPALEAMAGGAGSGIGTGGMLTKVLAAKRAAHSGAHTIIASGRERNVLTRLAQGECIGSELRAVLPVWSARKQWLADHLRLRGRVVLDDGAVQALMREGKSLLPIGVTDVQGEFGRGDVVACVDSQGIECARGLINYSSVDTRRILRQPSSQIARILGSMTEPELMHRDNLVVL from the coding sequence ATGTCTGCTGAAACACCTGCCGTTTCCGTCGTCACCCACGCCCAGCGCCTGGTCGCCAAAGTTGGCTCGTCGCTGGTCACCAACGAAGGCCGCGGCCTGGACCGCGCCGCCGTCGCGCACTGGGCCTCGCAGATCGCTGCCTTGCACAAGCAGGGCAAGCAGATCGTGCTGGTCTCCAGTGGCGCCATCGCCGAAGGCATGGCGCGGCTGGGCTGGCGCAAGCGCCCTTCCGTCATGCACGAATTGCAAGCCGCCGCCGCCGTCGGCCAGATGGGCCTGTGCCAGGCCTACGAAGCGGCGTTCGCCGAGTACGGCCTGCGCACCGCGCAGATTTTGCTGACGCACGAAGACCTGGCCGATCGCCACCGCTACCTGAACGCCCGCAGCACGCTGTTCGCGCTACTGCGCCTGGGCGTGGTGCCGATCGTGAACGAAAACGACACGGTCGTCACCGACGAAATCCGCCTGGGCGATAACGACACGCTGGGCGCGCTGGTCACCAATCTGATCGAAGCCGACACGCTGATCATCCTGACGGATCAGCGCGGTTTGTACGATTCCGATCCTCGCAAGAATCCCGACGCTACATTCATGTCGCACGCGCAAGCGGGCGACCCGGCGCTGGAAGCGATGGCCGGCGGCGCAGGCAGCGGCATCGGCACGGGCGGCATGCTGACCAAGGTGCTGGCCGCCAAGCGCGCGGCGCACAGCGGCGCGCACACCATCATTGCCTCAGGCCGCGAGCGCAACGTGCTGACGCGATTGGCACAGGGCGAATGCATCGGCAGCGAACTGCGCGCCGTGCTGCCTGTGTGGTCCGCCCGCAAGCAGTGGCTGGCCGACCACCTGCGCCTGCGTGGCCGCGTGGTGCTGGACGACGGCGCCGTGCAGGCCCTGATGCGCGAAGGCAAGAGCCTCTTGCCCATCGGCGTGACCGACGTGCAAGGCGAGTTCGGCCGTGGCGACGTGGTGGCCTGCGTGGACAGCCAGGGCATCGAATGCGCGCGCGGTCTGATCAACTATTCGTCTGTCGATACGCGACGCATCCTGCGCCAGCCTTCGTCGCAGATCGCTCGCATCCTGGGCAGCATGACCGAACCCGAGCTCATGCATCGGGATAACCTGGTCGTTCTCTAA
- the thiC gene encoding phosphomethylpyrimidine synthase ThiC, producing the protein MNANPKFLAATAEVDAAAVAPLPRSRRVYETGSRPDIRVPFREIEQDDTPTMFGGEKNPPLTVYDCSGPYTDPDAKIDIRRGLPELRRAWIEERADTDVLSGPTSDYGKARLTDPKLTAMRFDLQRPPRRAKAGANVSQMHYARRGIITPEMEFVAIRESLRREHYLQTLRDSGPDGEKMVKRLLRQHPGQSFGAAIPAAITPEFVRDEIARGRAIIPANINHPEVEPMAIGRNFLVKINANIGNSAVSSGIGEEVEKMTWAIRWGGDTVMDLSTGKHIHETREWIIRNSPVPIGTVPIYQALEKVDGKAEDLTWEIFRDTLIEQAEQGVDYFTIHAGVRLPFIPMTADRMTGIVSRGGSIMAKWCLAHHKESFLYERFEDICEIMKAYDVSFSLGDGLRPGSGYDANDEAQFAELKTLGELTQVAWKHDVQVMIEGPGHVPMHLIKENMDLQLEHCHEAPFYTLGPLTTDIAPGYDHITSGIGAALIGWYGTAMLCYVTPKEHLGLPNKKDVKDGIITYKIAAHAADLAKGHPGAAIRDNALSKARFEFRWDDQFNLGLDPDTAKEFHDETLPKDSMKVAHFCSMCGPHFCSMKITQDVRDYAAAQGVSEKDALQKGMQEKSVEFVKKGAEVYHRQ; encoded by the coding sequence ATGAACGCCAATCCCAAATTCCTGGCCGCTACCGCCGAAGTCGACGCGGCGGCCGTCGCACCGCTGCCCAGATCGCGCCGTGTGTATGAGACGGGCTCGCGCCCCGACATCCGCGTGCCGTTTCGTGAGATCGAGCAGGACGACACGCCGACCATGTTCGGCGGAGAAAAAAATCCGCCGCTGACCGTCTACGATTGCAGCGGCCCCTACACCGACCCCGATGCCAAGATCGATATCCGCCGCGGCCTGCCCGAGCTGCGCCGCGCCTGGATCGAAGAGCGCGCCGACACCGACGTGCTGTCCGGCCCGACCAGCGACTACGGTAAGGCGCGCCTGACCGACCCGAAGCTGACGGCGATGCGGTTCGACCTGCAACGCCCGCCGCGACGCGCCAAGGCGGGCGCCAACGTATCGCAGATGCACTATGCGCGGCGCGGCATCATCACGCCGGAAATGGAATTCGTGGCGATCCGCGAAAGCCTGCGCCGCGAGCACTACCTGCAAACGTTGCGCGACAGCGGTCCCGATGGCGAAAAGATGGTCAAGCGCCTGCTGCGCCAGCACCCCGGCCAATCGTTCGGCGCCGCCATCCCCGCCGCCATCACGCCGGAATTCGTGCGTGACGAAATCGCGCGCGGGCGCGCCATCATCCCGGCCAACATCAACCACCCCGAAGTCGAGCCCATGGCTATCGGCCGCAACTTCCTGGTGAAGATCAACGCCAACATCGGCAATTCAGCCGTCAGCTCGGGCATCGGCGAAGAAGTTGAGAAGATGACGTGGGCAATACGCTGGGGCGGCGACACGGTGATGGATCTGTCCACCGGCAAGCACATCCACGAAACGCGCGAATGGATCATCCGCAATTCGCCGGTGCCCATCGGCACCGTGCCGATCTACCAGGCGCTGGAAAAGGTGGATGGCAAGGCCGAGGACCTGACGTGGGAGATCTTTCGCGACACGCTTATCGAACAGGCCGAGCAAGGCGTGGACTACTTCACCATTCACGCGGGCGTGCGGCTGCCGTTCATTCCGATGACGGCGGATCGCATGACGGGCATCGTGTCGCGCGGTGGCTCGATCATGGCCAAGTGGTGTCTGGCGCATCACAAGGAAAGCTTCCTGTACGAGCGCTTTGAAGACATCTGCGAGATCATGAAGGCGTATGACGTGAGCTTCTCGCTGGGCGACGGGCTGCGTCCGGGCTCGGGCTACGACGCCAATGACGAAGCGCAATTCGCGGAATTGAAGACCTTGGGCGAATTGACGCAGGTGGCGTGGAAGCACGACGTGCAGGTGATGATCGAGGGGCCGGGCCACGTGCCGATGCACCTGATCAAGGAAAACATGGACCTGCAACTTGAGCACTGCCATGAAGCCCCCTTCTACACGCTGGGGCCGCTGACCACCGATATTGCGCCGGGCTACGATCACATCACGTCGGGCATCGGGGCCGCGCTGATCGGTTGGTACGGCACGGCGATGCTCTGCTATGTGACGCCGAAAGAGCACTTGGGCCTGCCCAACAAGAAAGACGTGAAGGACGGCATCATCACGTACAAGATCGCGGCGCATGCGGCGGACCTGGCCAAGGGCCATCCGGGCGCGGCGATCCGCGACAACGCGCTGTCAAAGGCGCGCTTTGAATTCCGCTGGGACGATCAGTTCAACCTGGGGCTGGACCCGGACACCGCCAAGGAATTCCACGACGAAACGCTGCCGAAGGACTCCATGAAGGTGGCGCACTTTTGCTCGATGTGCGGCCCGCATTTTTGCAGCATGAAGATCACGCAGGACGTGCGCGACTATGCCGCGGCGCAAGGCGTCAGCGAGAAGGACGCCTTGCAGAAAGGCATGCAGGAAAAGTCGGTGGAGTTCGTGAAGAAGGGCGCCGAGGTCTATCACCGGCAATAG
- a CDS encoding helix-turn-helix domain-containing protein, with product MKTFSDRLKQARLLRGHTQKTLARLARISQSAIASYENGLRHSSRSVRKLAQILKIEPEWLETGKGPMELPMEGYDLSDTLPAAGVAETMPRMARRPRPQAPWPFPNIAPSQFDGLTPDDRAMLEALTQTFIETAQARRTVKPRGRKIG from the coding sequence GTGAAGACATTTTCAGACCGATTGAAGCAAGCCCGTCTTCTGCGTGGTCACACGCAGAAGACGCTCGCTCGTCTTGCGCGAATCTCGCAAAGTGCAATCGCCAGTTACGAAAACGGGCTCCGGCATTCCAGCCGGTCCGTCCGTAAGCTTGCGCAGATTCTGAAGATTGAGCCTGAGTGGTTGGAGACCGGTAAGGGTCCCATGGAACTACCCATGGAAGGCTATGACCTGTCAGATACGCTGCCCGCGGCGGGCGTCGCCGAGACCATGCCACGCATGGCCCGACGGCCCCGTCCGCAAGCGCCCTGGCCGTTTCCCAACATTGCGCCGTCGCAATTCGACGGCCTGACACCCGATGATCGCGCCATGCTTGAAGCACTGACGCAAACCTTCATCGAGACCGCGCAAGCGCGTCGCACGGTCAAGCCGCGCGGCCGCAAAATCGGCTGA